A region of Streptomyces halobius DNA encodes the following proteins:
- a CDS encoding PLD nuclease N-terminal domain-containing protein — translation MQTQLAHQMALAPTGDIMIAGAVAAVALGALALFFGALLSIVRSDLTSGMKLVWLVFSLMAPFLGSLLWFLIGRRDSQHRAGIA, via the coding sequence ATGCAAACGCAGCTCGCACACCAGATGGCCCTCGCCCCTACGGGCGACATCATGATCGCCGGCGCAGTAGCCGCCGTGGCCCTCGGCGCTCTCGCGTTGTTCTTCGGCGCCCTGCTCAGCATCGTCAGGTCCGACCTCACCAGCGGGATGAAGCTGGTCTGGCTCGTTTTCTCCTTGATGGCCCCCTTCCTCGGGAGCCTGCTCTGGTTCCTCATCGGTCGCCGCGACTCCCAGCATCGGGCCGGCATCGCCTGA